Proteins from one Corallococcus exiguus genomic window:
- a CDS encoding transglycosylase SLT domain-containing protein: MDYKIKSGDTLGALAKRFNTDVDSLVKANPNITNKDLIYADAKLNIPGSKDEFQAEGVAKGPDLTGGAQQTQGSQAVGDVPPGQVGDWIKQAMDILKANGVPTDKMNPQDIAKIIQHESSGNPNAINNWDSNAQKGTPSIGLMQTIQPTFDAYKLPGHDNIRNPVDNIIAGVRYSIERYGSVSDVPGIKGLSNGSGYVGY; the protein is encoded by the coding sequence ATGGACTACAAGATCAAGTCTGGTGACACGCTGGGCGCGCTGGCCAAGCGCTTCAACACGGACGTGGATTCGCTGGTGAAGGCGAACCCGAACATCACCAACAAGGACCTCATCTACGCGGATGCGAAGCTCAACATCCCGGGCAGCAAGGATGAGTTCCAGGCGGAGGGTGTCGCCAAGGGGCCGGACCTGACGGGCGGCGCGCAGCAGACGCAGGGCTCGCAGGCCGTGGGTGACGTGCCCCCGGGCCAGGTGGGCGACTGGATCAAGCAGGCCATGGACATCCTCAAGGCCAACGGCGTCCCGACGGACAAGATGAACCCCCAGGACATCGCGAAGATCATCCAGCACGAGTCCAGCGGGAACCCGAACGCCATCAACAACTGGGACTCCAACGCCCAGAAGGGCACCCCGTCCATCGGCCTGATGCAGACCATCCAGCCGACGTTCGACGCGTACAAGCTCCCCGGCCACGACAACATCCGCAACCCGGTGGACAACATCATCGCCGGCGTCCGCTACTCCATCGAGCGCTACGGCTCCGTGTCCGACGTCCCCGGCATCAAGGGCCTGAGCAACGGCAGCGGCTACGTCGGTTACTGA
- a CDS encoding SRPBCC family protein: MLGMTRRWGLALAVVLAAGVAGAQEWETVATKPFVIKVRPRPGTKAKDIWAEGELKASAAQIQAALEDQASYRLFMPYVKESRVVRPTDDGGRLTYTRLDLPVVSSRDYICHVVTESKVAPDGTGVYQQRWKAEPDAFPARRDVVRLRLNEGSWKVEPKGEGTSWVVYKFTVDPGGSVPGFLASVGQNDAVVDTLRAVEKRAKSLPVEPPPAK, translated from the coding sequence ATGTTGGGAATGACTCGGCGGTGGGGCCTGGCCCTGGCGGTGGTGCTGGCGGCGGGCGTGGCGGGGGCGCAGGAATGGGAGACGGTGGCGACGAAGCCCTTCGTGATCAAGGTCCGGCCCCGTCCGGGGACGAAGGCGAAGGACATCTGGGCGGAAGGCGAGCTCAAGGCGAGCGCCGCGCAGATCCAGGCGGCGCTGGAGGACCAGGCGTCGTACCGGCTCTTCATGCCGTACGTGAAGGAGTCGCGGGTGGTGCGGCCCACGGATGACGGCGGGCGGCTGACGTACACGCGGCTGGACCTGCCGGTGGTGTCCTCGCGCGACTACATCTGCCACGTGGTGACGGAGTCGAAGGTCGCGCCGGACGGGACGGGCGTGTACCAGCAGCGCTGGAAGGCGGAGCCGGACGCGTTCCCCGCCAGGCGGGACGTGGTGCGCCTGCGGCTGAACGAGGGCAGCTGGAAGGTGGAGCCCAAGGGCGAGGGCACGTCCTGGGTCGTCTACAAGTTCACGGTGGACCCCGGAGGTTCCGTCCCCGGGTTCCTGGCCAGCGTGGGGCAGAACGACGCGGTGGTGGACACGCTGCGCGCGGTGGAGAAGCGGGCGAAGTCGCTGCCCGTGGAGCCGCCTCCCGCGAAGTAG
- a CDS encoding HAD-IG family 5'-nucleotidase, with translation MAPQFSGPPPERGLFCNRTLNMRAIKAVGYDMDYTLIHYRVEAWERRAYEYIRDRLVEQGWPVADLTFDPMLAIRGLIIDTAKGNLLKANRFGFVKKALHGSRPMDFESQREAYTRTVIDLADRRWVFLNTLFSLSEACIYAQLVDRLDAGQLPGPMGYADLYEHVRKNLDATHMQGRLKAEIIADPERYVIDDPETPLALLDQKNAGKKVLLITNSEWAYTEPMMHFAFDRHLPEGMTWRQLFDVVIVSARKPEFFTTRSTLFEVVEANGEALLRPHSGPLDKNKPYFGGSALELERHLGLSGDEILYVGDHMFGDVHVSKNVLRWRTALILRELEDEVRAIAAFRATEVRIGERMLKKERLEAESCQVRLEIQRRRHHYGPRSDVAEGELVARLTELRAELEALDAELGPMARAAGELSNPHWGLLTRAGNDKSHLARQVERYADIYTSRVSNFLFATPFVYLRSPRGSLPHDPSIPGGTPVFTTGDGAGSGPAE, from the coding sequence ATGGCTCCTCAATTCTCCGGTCCCCCGCCCGAACGCGGTCTGTTCTGCAACCGCACCCTCAACATGCGCGCCATCAAGGCCGTGGGCTACGACATGGACTACACGCTCATCCACTACCGCGTGGAAGCGTGGGAACGCCGCGCCTACGAATACATTCGCGACCGTCTGGTGGAGCAGGGCTGGCCCGTGGCCGACCTGACCTTCGACCCGATGCTCGCCATCCGCGGCCTCATCATCGACACCGCCAAGGGCAACCTCCTCAAGGCCAACCGCTTCGGCTTCGTGAAGAAGGCCCTCCACGGCAGCCGCCCCATGGACTTCGAGTCCCAGCGCGAGGCCTATACCCGTACCGTCATCGACCTGGCGGACCGGCGCTGGGTGTTCCTCAACACCCTGTTCTCCCTCTCCGAGGCCTGCATCTACGCGCAGCTCGTGGACCGCCTGGACGCCGGCCAGCTCCCCGGTCCCATGGGCTACGCGGACCTCTACGAGCACGTGCGCAAGAACCTGGACGCCACGCACATGCAGGGGCGCCTCAAGGCGGAAATCATCGCGGACCCCGAGCGCTACGTCATCGACGACCCGGAGACGCCGCTCGCGCTGCTGGACCAGAAGAACGCCGGCAAGAAGGTGCTGCTCATCACCAACAGCGAGTGGGCCTACACCGAGCCCATGATGCACTTCGCCTTCGACCGGCACCTGCCCGAGGGCATGACCTGGCGCCAGCTCTTCGACGTGGTCATCGTCAGCGCGCGCAAGCCCGAGTTCTTCACCACGCGCTCCACCCTCTTCGAGGTGGTGGAGGCCAACGGCGAGGCGCTGCTGCGGCCGCACTCCGGTCCGCTCGACAAGAACAAGCCCTACTTCGGCGGCAGCGCGCTGGAGCTGGAGCGGCACCTGGGCCTGTCCGGCGACGAAATCCTCTACGTGGGCGACCACATGTTCGGCGACGTGCACGTCAGCAAGAACGTGCTGCGCTGGCGCACCGCGCTCATCCTGCGCGAGTTGGAGGACGAGGTGCGCGCCATCGCCGCCTTCCGCGCCACCGAGGTGCGCATTGGCGAGCGCATGCTCAAGAAGGAGCGCCTGGAGGCGGAGAGCTGCCAGGTGCGCCTGGAGATCCAGCGCCGTCGCCACCATTACGGCCCCCGCTCGGACGTCGCGGAGGGAGAGCTGGTGGCGCGGCTCACGGAGCTGCGCGCGGAGCTGGAGGCGCTGGACGCGGAGCTGGGCCCCATGGCCCGCGCCGCCGGTGAGCTGTCCAACCCGCACTGGGGCCTGCTCACCCGCGCCGGCAACGACAAGAGCCATCTGGCGCGGCAGGTGGAGCGCTACGCGGACATCTACACGTCGCGCGTGAGCAACTTCCTCTTCGCCACGCCGTTCGTCTACCTGCGCAGCCCTCGCGGCAGCCTCCCGCACGACCCCAGCATCCCCGGCGGCACCCCGGTGTTCACCACCGGGGACGGCGCGGGCAGCGGCCCCGCGGAGTAG
- a CDS encoding S1 family peptidase, whose product MLGCLPSCGPVDPKPSGPAGGPGQALVQGTDAPGDTAAVALVARRTRCGGEAPVLLCSGALIAPDVVLTAAHCLAVFGEAGPYEVFLGPTLLPEPGPGGRFVRVTRAVAHPEFVPATHTWDAALLRLAVPVTDVPPFRLPQAGDVPVAPGDPVRAVGYGDTKDAARPSGQRRQGLLQVTGVTGSAFQAGPAPAMTCVGDSGGPVLGGPAGNEVLLGLTVSGDVACRTEAVQVRVDALEDFVRPFLEEAPPPAPAETLPLDALCEEACASDADCPSGLQCVSAGGAPARCLLPALQAGTYGVACTEDAACGEQGVCARLEVDGDDACRCFTPCEATVDPLTPDMDRPDVKCGCAANPSGLGATLAVLLGLFWRQSHRRIPGGRFRA is encoded by the coding sequence ATGCTTGGCTGCTTGCCCTCCTGCGGGCCTGTGGACCCCAAGCCCTCCGGACCCGCCGGGGGCCCGGGCCAGGCCCTGGTCCAGGGGACGGACGCCCCCGGGGACACGGCGGCGGTGGCGCTGGTGGCCCGGCGCACCCGCTGCGGAGGGGAGGCGCCAGTGCTCCTCTGCTCGGGCGCCCTCATCGCCCCGGACGTGGTGCTGACGGCGGCGCACTGTCTGGCCGTCTTCGGGGAGGCGGGCCCCTACGAGGTCTTCCTGGGCCCCACACTGCTCCCGGAGCCCGGGCCCGGCGGGCGGTTCGTGCGGGTCACCCGGGCGGTGGCCCACCCGGAGTTCGTCCCGGCCACGCACACCTGGGACGCCGCCCTCCTGCGGCTGGCGGTGCCCGTGACGGACGTCCCGCCCTTCCGGCTCCCCCAGGCCGGGGACGTCCCGGTGGCGCCGGGAGACCCGGTGCGAGCGGTGGGCTACGGGGACACGAAGGACGCGGCCCGACCCTCGGGCCAGCGGCGCCAGGGCCTGCTCCAGGTGACGGGCGTCACCGGCAGCGCCTTCCAGGCTGGCCCCGCGCCGGCCATGACCTGCGTGGGGGACAGCGGAGGCCCGGTGTTGGGGGGCCCGGCGGGGAACGAGGTGCTCCTGGGCCTCACCGTCAGCGGTGACGTGGCCTGCCGGACCGAGGCGGTCCAGGTGCGGGTGGACGCATTGGAGGACTTCGTCCGCCCCTTCCTGGAGGAAGCCCCACCCCCCGCGCCCGCGGAGACGCTTCCCCTGGACGCCCTCTGTGAGGAGGCCTGCGCGAGCGACGCGGACTGTCCCTCGGGCCTTCAGTGCGTCAGCGCCGGGGGCGCCCCTGCCCGGTGCCTGCTGCCCGCGCTCCAGGCCGGGACCTACGGCGTGGCCTGTACGGAGGACGCCGCCTGCGGTGAGCAGGGCGTGTGCGCCCGGCTGGAGGTGGACGGCGACGACGCCTGCCGCTGCTTCACCCCCTGCGAGGCCACCGTCGACCCGCTGACACCGGACATGGACCGGCCCGACGTCAAATGCGGGTGCGCCGCGAATCCCAGTGGCTTGGGGGCTACACTCGCCGTCCTGCTGGGGCTGTTCTGGCGACAGTCCCACCGCAGGATTCCAGGAGGTCGGTTCCGGGCGTGA
- a CDS encoding DUF2267 domain-containing protein: MAQAHETETEKQERHARRHEAHLRATYAAFIHHVCDLSALPPALAESAAVSVLSALERRLMPNGARNLESQLPRMLVEFLPPPEERPRHPHRFGREEMIASVAEDLQMPVDQAELVVRAVLRAFQDQISEGEADKVASNLPADLQALWRLTQ; this comes from the coding sequence ATGGCCCAGGCCCATGAAACCGAAACCGAGAAGCAGGAACGCCACGCGCGGCGGCACGAAGCCCACCTGCGCGCCACCTACGCGGCGTTCATCCACCACGTCTGCGATTTGAGTGCCCTGCCTCCCGCGCTCGCGGAGTCCGCCGCCGTGTCGGTGCTGAGCGCGCTGGAGCGCCGGCTCATGCCCAACGGGGCGCGGAATCTGGAATCCCAGCTGCCGCGAATGCTGGTGGAGTTCCTGCCTCCGCCGGAGGAGCGCCCCCGGCACCCCCACCGCTTCGGTCGCGAGGAGATGATTGCGTCCGTCGCGGAGGACCTCCAGATGCCGGTGGACCAGGCGGAGCTGGTGGTCCGCGCGGTGCTGCGCGCCTTCCAGGACCAGATATCCGAAGGCGAGGCGGACAAGGTCGCCAGCAACCTGCCCGCGGACCTGCAGGCCCTCTGGCGCCTCACGCAGTAG
- the infC gene encoding translation initiation factor IF-3: MIREQRNSSRGPNRDQRTNRRIRAREVRVVGSDGSQLGVMTIEAALEKARSESLDLVEVSPMAKPPVCKIMDYGKFKYEEKKKASDAKRTQVVIQLKEVKLRPKTEEHDYEFKVRNTRRFIEEGNKAKVVIQFRGREITHKELGSAILDDVIKDLKDVAVAEQLPRMEGRQMYMILAPTPKVAQKAREQARQAAAAARKSPPPGTGKKPQAPGADGASTAPVESDGASEADDDTTDEAPDAAPATT, from the coding sequence ATCATTCGCGAACAGAGAAACAGCAGCCGGGGTCCCAACAGGGACCAGAGAACCAACCGCCGCATCCGCGCGCGGGAAGTCCGTGTCGTGGGCTCCGACGGTTCGCAGCTCGGAGTCATGACCATCGAGGCGGCGCTGGAAAAGGCCCGCTCCGAGTCGCTCGACCTGGTCGAAGTCAGCCCGATGGCGAAGCCGCCGGTCTGCAAGATCATGGACTACGGCAAGTTCAAGTACGAGGAGAAGAAGAAGGCCTCGGACGCGAAGCGCACGCAGGTGGTCATCCAGCTCAAGGAAGTGAAGCTCCGTCCCAAGACGGAGGAGCACGACTACGAGTTCAAGGTGCGCAACACCCGCCGGTTCATCGAAGAGGGCAACAAGGCCAAGGTCGTCATCCAGTTCCGCGGGCGTGAAATCACGCACAAGGAGTTGGGCAGCGCCATCCTCGATGACGTCATCAAGGACCTGAAGGACGTGGCCGTGGCGGAGCAGCTGCCGCGCATGGAAGGCCGGCAGATGTACATGATCCTGGCCCCCACGCCGAAGGTCGCTCAGAAGGCGCGTGAGCAGGCGCGGCAGGCCGCTGCGGCCGCTCGCAAGTCCCCGCCCCCTGGCACCGGCAAGAAGCCCCAGGCTCCGGGTGCGGACGGTGCCTCCACGGCCCCGGTCGAATCCGACGGCGCCAGCGAGGCCGACGACGACACGACGGACGAAGCGCCGGACGCCGCGCCCGCGACGACGTAG
- a CDS encoding DHA2 family efflux MFS transporter permease subunit, which produces MRIEKDVSVTATASTAPPSAPSTRGSRLASIAVASALFMEFLDSTALSTALPTLSVAFGTDPVHLKLALTSYILALAVLAPASGWIADRFGPRRVFMTAMVVFLAGSVLCGFSQTLAQLVIFRTVQGLGGALMTPVGRLIVVNSAPREKLVSAMSWFTMPALMGPLLGPPLAGLILGIADWPWIFFINVPVGLLGMWAVARFVPPLKQPDPGPFDTKGFAIAVVAITALMGAAETVGIGLVPWPVQAGITLVAVGALVAYVRHALRTPRPVLNLRLFKVDTFRASMMGGALVRIGLGATPFLLPLLFQVALGWGPLEAGLVTIGTGLGAFACKPVAPALIRRVGFRQTLIASNLLTAAVTAVPAFFGVTTPIPFIIGTLVFSGFMRSLQFTATNTMAYADLPKESVSNASTIAVVTQQMALSVGISFGGLMLHVARGGGDVRLTPDRFLLPFLAIGFVSSLAGPLFRRLRPDAGEHIGGRAAARG; this is translated from the coding sequence ATGCGCATAGAAAAGGACGTGTCCGTCACCGCGACTGCCTCCACCGCGCCTCCCAGTGCCCCATCCACCCGAGGCTCCCGGCTGGCATCCATCGCGGTGGCCAGCGCGCTGTTCATGGAGTTCCTGGACTCCACGGCGCTGTCCACCGCGCTGCCCACGCTGTCCGTGGCGTTCGGCACCGACCCCGTCCATCTCAAGCTCGCGCTGACGTCGTACATCCTGGCCCTGGCGGTGCTCGCGCCCGCGAGCGGGTGGATCGCCGACCGCTTCGGTCCGCGCCGCGTCTTCATGACCGCCATGGTCGTGTTCCTCGCGGGCTCCGTGCTGTGCGGCTTCTCCCAGACGCTCGCGCAGCTCGTCATCTTCCGCACGGTCCAGGGCCTGGGCGGCGCGCTGATGACGCCCGTGGGACGGCTCATCGTCGTGAACTCGGCGCCGCGCGAGAAGCTGGTGTCCGCGATGAGCTGGTTCACCATGCCCGCGCTGATGGGGCCGCTGCTGGGCCCGCCGCTCGCGGGCCTCATCCTGGGCATCGCGGACTGGCCGTGGATCTTCTTCATCAACGTGCCGGTGGGCCTGCTGGGCATGTGGGCCGTGGCGCGCTTCGTGCCACCGTTGAAGCAGCCGGACCCCGGCCCCTTCGACACGAAGGGCTTCGCCATCGCCGTGGTCGCCATCACCGCGCTGATGGGCGCGGCGGAGACGGTGGGCATCGGCCTGGTGCCGTGGCCCGTGCAGGCGGGCATCACGCTGGTGGCGGTGGGGGCGCTGGTGGCCTACGTGCGGCACGCGCTGCGCACGCCGCGCCCGGTGCTCAACCTGCGCCTGTTCAAGGTGGACACCTTCCGCGCCAGCATGATGGGCGGCGCGCTGGTGCGCATCGGCCTGGGGGCGACGCCCTTCCTCCTGCCGCTGCTCTTCCAGGTGGCGCTGGGCTGGGGGCCGCTGGAGGCGGGGCTCGTCACCATCGGGACGGGGCTGGGCGCCTTCGCGTGCAAGCCTGTGGCGCCCGCGCTCATCCGCCGCGTGGGCTTCCGTCAGACGCTCATCGCCTCCAACCTGCTCACCGCCGCGGTGACGGCCGTGCCCGCCTTCTTCGGCGTCACCACGCCCATCCCGTTCATCATCGGCACGCTGGTGTTCAGCGGCTTCATGCGCTCCCTGCAGTTCACCGCCACCAACACGATGGCCTACGCGGACCTCCCCAAGGAGTCGGTGAGCAACGCCTCCACCATCGCGGTGGTGACGCAGCAGATGGCGCTGAGCGTGGGCATCAGCTTCGGCGGCCTGATGCTGCACGTGGCGCGCGGCGGCGGTGACGTGCGCCTCACGCCGGACCGCTTCCTGCTGCCGTTCCTTGCCATCGGCTTCGTGTCGTCGCTGGCCGGGCCGCTCTTCCGCCGGCTGCGTCCGGACGCGGGCGAGCACATCGGCGGCAGGGCCGCGGCGCGCGGCTGA